In Candidatus Electrothrix scaldis, the genomic window TCTCCCAATCCGTGGTGGTAATAAAATCCGGTAATGAAATATTGTTTTTCTTAAAAGCGGCATTGAGGCTCTTCATCATACTGACATTGGCAGAGAGTTCCGCCTGGAGATTAATGCCGATATCTACTTCATTAAAATATTTTTTAATCAGCTCAAGCTTATACTCCATTGCCGCCCGCAGGGCTTCCGTTGTCTCATGCTGAAGACTTTCCGTAGCATTCTGAAAACTTATAAAACTAACAACCGATAAAGGCCCTAATGCGAGCAACAGAAATGTCAAAAAGAGTGTCCGGCCCAATCCGCCTCTGATATGCATACTCTGTTCTTCACTTGCCTTCATACCGCAGCCTGTACGTCAATCGTTCTTTTGCTTTTTCTGTTCTCTAAGTTCTTAAAATTCTTCAAGTGGCTACGTGTTGCTCTTATTCGCTCTTTTTTCTTTTACTCATTTTGCCTTTCTTATTTTTGGTCCCGTTCGGCGCATCGACGGTTTTCAGAAAATCTTCAACAATGGTAAAATTTGACTCTGAGAGGTGCCGAAACCCTGCATAGACTAAGTCCTTACTCTGCACCTCTGGGGGCATATTTTCCAAAGCCGTAGCAAGCTGCTGGCATAAGGCTCCATCAACCTGACGATTGGCCACAAAACTTGGGTTCAGTATCGGGCCGATTCTCTTGATGCGCCGAAAGACTCTCCCGTATCGCTCCTCGGCACTCCAGATATTCGCATCATAGCTGACCCCTGTTTCCACCTCTCCCTCAGCTACCATATCTGTGACCCTTTCATGGGTACCGGCAAAGACAATCCGGGAAAAAAAGTCCTCAATAATAAAATTACTCCAGTTGAAATATCCCTTGGGATAAACATATCCCGAAGATGACAGCTTATTTGTAAAGGCAAAGCTCTTCCCCCGCAGATGCTTAACCTTTCTTATTTCCGAACTTTTCCGAGCTATAATCCAACTGAAATAATAAGAGGTGTTTTTTCCCTCTTCCGTAAATTGGGCCGTCGCCAAATACTTCAACTTAGGGCTCTCTCGTTTCAACTGGACATAGAGCACCGAACTGAGAAAGCCGACATCAAAACTCTCATCCTTCATTTTATTGACGAGTTCTTCGTAGCTCCTGGTAATAACCAGCTCAACATCCCTGCCGAGTTCATCAGAAAGATATTGTATCAAAGGCATAAATCCCTGCCTGAGCTTATCCCGGTAATAGTATGGAGCGGTGCCGATTATTAAGGCTTCTTTTTTTGCTTCCTTTGCCTGGGCAAGCCCAAAATCGATAAGGAGGAAAAACAGCCAGAGCAGCCCCCAAAGCATCTGATGTCTCTTCATTATCCTTCTGACCTCACAATCTTTTGACACGTTTTTGCATTGTTCAGTCCTCTCCTACCTCCAGGACTCTTTCTGAAATTTTTCTATTCTGGATTTATAATACGTGAGATTTTCCGGGTCCAGCTGCGCCGCCTTTTCCTCGGTGGCAATAGCTTCTTCCAGCCTTCCATTCGCCCAGAGCGCCGTGGCCAGGGTATCAAGTATATAGCCTTGTTCAGAAAAACGAGCAGCTGAGTTGGCTAAATCCAGGGCACGGACCGGATCACGCATGCTACTGTCTTCTGCTGTCAGAAGCAACCAGGCTATATTATTGGCAAGATCAGGAGAAACAGGCGGCATACGCAAGGCCTTCTCATAGGCCTGAATGGCCGCAGACTCCTTGCCTTTTTTCACCATCAGATCACCGAACAACTGAAGCCAACGACTGTTTTTCGGTTCCTCTCGTAATTTTTCCTCAAGGATGACTTTGACATAATGATCCTGTGAACTGTCATAGAGCTTTTCCGTGTCCAGATGATGCAGGGTCCAGGAGGTCACACCCATCAGGAAGAAATAAAGTACAAGACAGCTATAGACCTTCCAGTCATGCAAACGAATATATTTGGGCTGCCGCTCACACTTTTCTAAAAAGTCAATCCGCTCGCCAATCCCAAAATGGTGCCAGTTCTTCTTGTCGCGAATATTACCGCTCATGGCCGCAATCTTTTCAAAAGAGCGGATCAAGGGGAAAGCAGTCTGTTGCGCCTTGAAGACATAGAGATCAGCCTGCCGCTCAAAATTCCTGATAAAATAGCCAAAGAGGAAACGAAAATACAGCAGCATCAGGGAAAAGAGGAGTATTGCCTCAAAAAAAGTCAGCAATTTTTCCCCTGGGATATGGCTCCACATCAACACCCGATAAAACAGATCGTTATTAAGCAAGAGAAGACGGAGCGGTTCCGCCATTGCTTCTGCCAGCAAACTGAAGCCGAGAAAAAGAAAAATATACAGGACCAGATGATATCTCTTCACATGACCTATCTCATGGGCAAGAACCGCCTCCAGCTCATCCTGATCCAGAGCATCCAGCAGGGCCGGGGTCAACAGGAGGTACCTGAATCTGGGGATAATCCCCATGACCCCGGCAGTCACCATTTTCCCCTCAAATAAGGGCCAATAGAGAATTTGAGAAGAAAAATTCTGCCGACGAAAAAAACGCTCAATAGCAGAACGAAGGGGACCGGGTTCCATAGGAGTACATCGCCAGAGACGATGTACAACCGGCGGAAAAAGCAGGGCCAGAAACACGAGCAGGAGCAAAAAAACAAAAAGATCTCCCCAAGCCCCATTCAGCCAGCTCCCAAGCCATTGCAGAGAACTGCTCTTCAGCACATCAAGAACAAAAGACAGGACCAGCCAAGGAAGAATGATGGTCAGGTTCAGGCTGATATTATTGAGGACAAAATCGCGCGGGGTCACTGAGCTACTGAAAAGACGCCGATAACTTGGCAGAGCCTGAAGCCATATCAGCACCAAGAAGCAGAGAAAAATCAGCACCCCGCCAAGGTTCGACAAGGTCGACAGGGTATTATTAACGGAGAGGTACCGGGTATAGTACTTCAGATCAAAGACAAAGAAAGATGCAATAAAAAGAAGTGTTGCCAGGATAGATGCCTTTTTTTCCGCAGCAAAATATCTTTTGGAGCTGAGGTACTGCGGGGTGGAGAATAACCTCCTGACAAAAAAAGAAAAGGCTGCTAAAAGCAGGCCAAAGAGGGGCAAACCGATCCAGGGCGCCACTCCTGGTTGCTCTGGCGCTGTGGCAGTGGAGACAACAAAAATCACTGCCAAAAAATATATTAAATTATTATAGATCATTCATAAAGCCAAATTGCTACGATATCTTCTGCCAGTTCACGAACACGAAATAACTATAGAAAAAGCATATCATCACCCGTCATTCGAAGTAAAGCACTTATAAAAGGTCTAGGCCTTAATTCGTGGCGTACGATGATTCTTCATTTTCACCTCCTTCTTCCACCAACTCCGGGAAAGGCGCTATGGAATCCGCATGCACACTGCGCAATAACTCCTGAGGGTGATAGAGAAA contains:
- the phnD gene encoding phosphate/phosphite/phosphonate ABC transporter substrate-binding protein, whose product is MKRHQMLWGLLWLFFLLIDFGLAQAKEAKKEALIIGTAPYYYRDKLRQGFMPLIQYLSDELGRDVELVITRSYEELVNKMKDESFDVGFLSSVLYVQLKRESPKLKYLATAQFTEEGKNTSYYFSWIIARKSSEIRKVKHLRGKSFAFTNKLSSSGYVYPKGYFNWSNFIIEDFFSRIVFAGTHERVTDMVAEGEVETGVSYDANIWSAEERYGRVFRRIKRIGPILNPSFVANRQVDGALCQQLATALENMPPEVQSKDLVYAGFRHLSESNFTIVEDFLKTVDAPNGTKNKKGKMSKRKKSE
- a CDS encoding M48 family metalloprotease, coding for MIYNNLIYFLAVIFVVSTATAPEQPGVAPWIGLPLFGLLLAAFSFFVRRLFSTPQYLSSKRYFAAEKKASILATLLFIASFFVFDLKYYTRYLSVNNTLSTLSNLGGVLIFLCFLVLIWLQALPSYRRLFSSSVTPRDFVLNNISLNLTIILPWLVLSFVLDVLKSSSLQWLGSWLNGAWGDLFVFLLLLVFLALLFPPVVHRLWRCTPMEPGPLRSAIERFFRRQNFSSQILYWPLFEGKMVTAGVMGIIPRFRYLLLTPALLDALDQDELEAVLAHEIGHVKRYHLVLYIFLFLGFSLLAEAMAEPLRLLLLNNDLFYRVLMWSHIPGEKLLTFFEAILLFSLMLLYFRFLFGYFIRNFERQADLYVFKAQQTAFPLIRSFEKIAAMSGNIRDKKNWHHFGIGERIDFLEKCERQPKYIRLHDWKVYSCLVLYFFLMGVTSWTLHHLDTEKLYDSSQDHYVKVILEEKLREEPKNSRWLQLFGDLMVKKGKESAAIQAYEKALRMPPVSPDLANNIAWLLLTAEDSSMRDPVRALDLANSAARFSEQGYILDTLATALWANGRLEEAIATEEKAAQLDPENLTYYKSRIEKFQKESWR